A DNA window from Acropora palmata chromosome 12, jaAcrPala1.3, whole genome shotgun sequence contains the following coding sequences:
- the LOC141860671 gene encoding uncharacterized protein LOC141860671 produces the protein MKMVREFEEQAESKGYQSMTKEAGKYAEEYGLQLQLKHPDPVCVTEEGEAVPGDKLKTCLRKLRESKMEGVVEEQKWQGKLITARKEDGDLNTEQCFWWLNDWRMCPTHTIAGMFEIYEQLLPTRLYAIHKTQASPNSDPTCRLCGTAPESMAHILSACPALAQTKYLARHDAVLKVLFFDIMEDLGLTEASPPWYSPTKPQPVYEGAYAQAYWDVPVFGEYQDLRANRIDARIVNHQEKKVITMEMSCPWVSNRQKKTSEKTMKYAPLRWELKQKYPGYEISQYNIIVDVLGGWSTDVEVAVKELVGRRHKDVLKKMQKACLSATLNIARNFKVATH, from the coding sequence ATGAAGATGGTGAGAGAGTTTGAGGAGCAGGCGGAGAGTAAAGGATACCAGTCAATGACGAAGGAAGCGGGAAAGTATGCAGAAGAGTACGGCCTGCAGTTACAGCTTAAACATCCTGACCCAGTCTGTGTCACCGAGGAAGGGGAAGCTGTACCCGGGGATAAGCTGAAGACTTGCCTAAGAAAACTTCGAGAATCAAAAATGGAGGGGGTAGTTGaagaacaaaaatggcaaGGAAAATTGATAACAGCCAGAAAAGAAGACGGAGATCTTAACACCGAGCAATGCTTCTGGTGGCTCAATGACTGGCGAATGTGCCCAACACACACCATCGCAGGTATGTTTGAAATTTATGAACAGCTCTTACCAACAAGACTGTACGCCATCCACAAGACCCAAGCAAGTCCTAATAGTGATCCTACCTGCAGGCTGTGCGGTACAGCACCAGAGAGCATGGCTCATATACTCTCTGCTTGTCCTGCGTTAGCCCAAACAAAGTACCTGGCAAGGCATGACGCAGTTCTGAAGGTCCTGTTTTTTGACATCATGGAAGACCTGGGACTTACTGAAGCGTCGCCACCGTGGTATTCACCAACTAAGCCACAGCCGGTATATGAGGGAGCGTATGCACAGGCATACTGGGACGTCCCAGTCTTCGGAGAGTACCAAGATCTCAGGGCCAACAGAATTGATGCGAGGATAGTAAACCACCAGGAGAAGAAGGTTATAACGATGGAGATGAGCTGCCCCTGGGTGAGCAATCGTCAAAAGAAAACCTCAGAAAAGACGATGAAATACGCGCCACTCAGATGGGAGCTGAAACAGAAGTACCCCGGGTACGAGATTTCACAGTACAATATCATTGTGGACGTACTCGGGGGCTGGTCGACAGACGTGGAGGTAGCTGTGAAGGAGCTAGTTGGGAGGCGTCACA